One window from the genome of Pseudonocardia hierapolitana encodes:
- a CDS encoding BldC family transcriptional regulator — protein sequence MTAHTGSNERLLTPGEVAALFRVDPKTVTRWASAGRIGSIRTPGGHRRFRESEVRSMLADLTSEATLPPARP from the coding sequence ATCACGGCGCACACCGGCAGCAACGAGCGCCTGCTCACCCCCGGCGAGGTGGCAGCGCTCTTCCGAGTCGACCCCAAGACGGTCACCCGCTGGGCGTCCGCGGGCCGGATCGGCTCGATCCGCACGCCCGGCGGCCACCGGCGGTTCCGCGAGTCAGAGGTGCGCAGCATGCTGGCCGACCTCACGAGCGAGGCCACGCTGCCGCCCGCCCGCCCCTGA
- a CDS encoding DUF4229 domain-containing protein, with protein MTSPTPTERQPGLAATVALYTAARVALVALVTALLMVAGAPFVIAVLVALIVALPLSMVLFRGLRARLEIALSATRERRAREREALRARLRGDGPVPSDPPPVASDEASDREADRGQH; from the coding sequence ATGACGTCGCCGACCCCTACCGAGCGGCAGCCCGGCCTGGCCGCCACCGTGGCGCTCTACACGGCCGCCCGCGTGGCGCTGGTCGCTCTCGTCACAGCGCTGCTGATGGTCGCAGGCGCGCCGTTCGTCATCGCGGTGCTGGTGGCGCTGATCGTGGCGCTGCCGCTGTCGATGGTTCTCTTCCGCGGCCTGCGCGCGCGGCTCGAGATCGCGCTGAGCGCGACGCGGGAGCGTCGGGCCCGCGAGCGCGAGGCCCTGCGGGCGAGGCTGCGCGGTGACGGGCCGGTGCCGTCCGACCCGCCGCCCGTCGCGTCAGACGAAGCGTCCGACCGCGAGGCCGATCGCGGTCAGCACTGA
- a CDS encoding 1,4-dihydroxy-2-naphthoate polyprenyltransferase produces MATLAQWVEGARPRTLPTALSPVIAGTGAAIGHGVVAPGRALLALVVAVSLMIGVNYANDYSDGIRGTDDDRVGPLRLVGSRLAAPSTVRTAAFFAFGLAGVAGLTLISLSQQWWLIAVGAVSIVAAWFYTGGSHPYGYLGFGEIAVFVFYGLVGVLGTVLTQSGPPGALAVVTAIGVGMLTSAVLVANNLRDIPTDAAVGKRTLAVRMGDRDTRRLYAALTLLPFLLSVGAGLRSWPMLLALLALPFAILPIRDVLGGAEGKKLIRVLAQTGVLLLAWSVLTAIGLAVGRFV; encoded by the coding sequence GTGGCCACGCTCGCGCAGTGGGTGGAGGGTGCTCGACCGCGCACCCTGCCGACCGCCCTCTCCCCCGTCATCGCCGGCACCGGAGCAGCGATCGGGCACGGCGTCGTCGCACCGGGACGTGCGCTGCTGGCGCTGGTCGTCGCGGTCTCGCTCATGATCGGCGTGAACTACGCCAACGACTACTCCGACGGCATCCGCGGCACCGACGACGACCGCGTCGGGCCGTTGCGGTTGGTCGGGTCGCGTCTCGCCGCGCCGTCGACGGTCCGGACCGCGGCGTTCTTCGCGTTCGGGCTGGCAGGCGTCGCCGGGTTGACCCTGATATCGCTGAGCCAGCAGTGGTGGCTGATCGCCGTGGGCGCGGTCAGCATCGTGGCCGCCTGGTTCTACACCGGCGGCTCCCACCCCTACGGCTACCTGGGCTTCGGGGAGATCGCGGTCTTCGTCTTCTACGGTCTCGTCGGCGTGCTCGGCACCGTGCTCACGCAGAGCGGGCCGCCCGGGGCGCTCGCCGTGGTCACCGCGATCGGCGTCGGCATGCTCACGAGCGCCGTCCTGGTGGCCAACAACCTGCGGGACATCCCCACCGACGCCGCCGTGGGCAAGCGCACCCTCGCCGTGCGGATGGGCGATCGGGACACCCGCCGCCTCTACGCAGCGCTGACGTTGCTGCCGTTCCTGCTGTCCGTGGGCGCCGGGCTGCGCAGCTGGCCGATGTTGCTGGCCCTGCTGGCGCTGCCGTTCGCGATCCTCCCGATCCGGGACGTCCTGGGCGGGGCGGAGGGCAAGAAGCTCATCCGGGTGCTGGCCCAGACCGGCGTGCTGCTGCTGGCCTGGTCAGTGCTGACCGCGATCGGCCTCGCGGTCGGACGCTTCGTCTGA
- a CDS encoding N-acyl homoserine lactonase family protein: MATANKVSVIPCGAMTADLTWLLLKPGRSITDRSHKDGPAPWVDVPSHCVLVETDEGKLLWDTSCPRDWEERWGPTGLQEFFPYDHVSEEEYLDSRLNQMGVGLDEIDYVVLSHLHFDHAGNAQMFRNTGAKLVCHQREKDFAFGFDGLFVGAHLKTDYEGLDFQTVSGDTEFLPGVTLIETPGHTVGCMSMQVDLPDTGPMIFTSDAVYMGESYGPPATPAAIVNNLEQFYASVEKLRGIQERTGAQMVFGHDAEQIHQLRTAPEGSYT, from the coding sequence ATGGCGACCGCTAACAAGGTGAGCGTGATCCCCTGCGGAGCGATGACCGCCGACCTGACCTGGCTGTTGCTCAAACCCGGCCGATCGATCACCGACCGCAGCCACAAGGATGGTCCGGCCCCGTGGGTCGACGTCCCCTCGCACTGCGTCCTCGTCGAGACCGACGAGGGCAAGCTTCTGTGGGACACCAGCTGCCCGCGTGACTGGGAGGAGCGGTGGGGGCCGACGGGCCTCCAGGAGTTCTTCCCGTACGACCACGTGAGCGAGGAGGAGTACCTCGACTCGCGGCTGAACCAGATGGGCGTCGGCCTCGACGAGATCGACTACGTGGTCCTGTCGCACCTGCACTTCGACCACGCCGGCAACGCCCAGATGTTCCGGAACACCGGTGCGAAGCTCGTGTGCCACCAGCGGGAGAAGGACTTCGCGTTCGGTTTCGACGGGTTGTTCGTCGGCGCGCACCTCAAGACCGACTACGAGGGGCTCGACTTCCAGACCGTCTCCGGCGACACCGAGTTCCTCCCCGGCGTCACCCTGATCGAGACGCCAGGTCACACGGTGGGGTGCATGTCGATGCAGGTGGACCTGCCCGACACCGGCCCGATGATCTTCACATCCGACGCGGTGTACATGGGCGAGAGCTACGGCCCGCCCGCCACACCCGCCGCGATCGTCAACAACCTCGAGCAGTTCTACGCGTCCGTGGAGAAGCTGCGCGGCATCCAGGAACGAACCGGCGCGCAGATGGTCTTCGGACACGACGCCGAGCAGATCCACCAGCTGCGCACCGCGCCGGAGGGCTCGTACACATGA
- a CDS encoding MinD/ParA family ATP-binding protein, translating to MTERQTGDDRDYPDGSVGRYVRERWGAPTSRAAAPLAPPEPPAPRPDPDAPRPVEPGVGDTTMPNELRADESAPEAPAEPPPAEPRTPPRGTARWIDPGAVAAQEAQRARSGRAARPDLTTARVLTPTRRPPQSGWRRFVYLLSGRLINPGESPADIRKRELTARVNRPLLGCYKIAILSLKGGVGKTTVTATLGATFASLRGDRVVAVDANPDRGTLSQKIPLETSATVRNLLRDAQRVRRYSDVRAYTSQGASRLEVLASEQDPAVSEAFSEDDYRRTVTLLEHFYNIVLTDCGTGLMHSAMYGVLGLADQLIIVSSGSIDGARSASATMDWLDAHGHGDLVKNSVAVINSVHRSAGGVDLGKVAEHFAARCRMVAQIPFDAHLEEGAEVDLDRLEPATRLALLELAAAVADAFEGPPA from the coding sequence ATGACAGAGCGTCAAACCGGTGACGATCGCGACTACCCGGACGGGTCCGTAGGCCGGTACGTCCGCGAGCGCTGGGGCGCCCCCACCTCCCGGGCGGCGGCGCCGCTCGCCCCTCCGGAGCCGCCTGCGCCCCGTCCCGACCCCGACGCGCCGCGCCCCGTCGAGCCCGGCGTCGGCGACACCACGATGCCGAACGAGCTGCGCGCCGACGAGTCCGCGCCGGAGGCGCCCGCGGAGCCACCGCCCGCCGAGCCCCGTACCCCGCCACGTGGCACCGCGCGCTGGATCGACCCCGGCGCGGTGGCGGCCCAGGAGGCCCAGCGGGCCCGCAGCGGCCGTGCGGCGCGCCCCGATCTGACCACCGCACGGGTGCTGACGCCCACGCGCAGGCCCCCGCAGTCCGGTTGGCGGCGGTTCGTCTACCTCCTGTCGGGGCGGCTGATCAACCCGGGTGAGAGCCCGGCCGACATCCGCAAGCGGGAGCTGACGGCGCGGGTCAACCGCCCGCTGCTCGGCTGCTACAAGATCGCCATACTGAGCCTCAAGGGCGGCGTCGGCAAGACCACGGTCACCGCCACGCTGGGCGCCACGTTCGCCTCGCTGCGCGGCGACCGCGTGGTGGCGGTCGACGCCAACCCGGACCGCGGCACGCTCAGCCAGAAGATCCCGCTCGAGACCAGCGCCACCGTGCGCAACCTGCTGCGCGACGCCCAGCGCGTGCGCCGCTACAGCGACGTGCGGGCCTACACCTCGCAGGGGGCGTCGCGCCTCGAGGTGCTGGCGAGCGAGCAGGACCCCGCGGTCTCGGAGGCGTTCAGCGAGGACGACTACCGCCGCACCGTCACGCTGCTCGAGCACTTCTACAACATCGTGCTCACCGACTGCGGCACCGGGCTCATGCACTCGGCGATGTACGGCGTGCTCGGGCTCGCCGATCAGCTGATCATCGTGTCGTCCGGCTCGATCGACGGGGCGCGCAGCGCATCGGCCACGATGGACTGGCTCGACGCCCACGGCCACGGCGACCTGGTGAAGAACTCCGTCGCGGTGATCAACAGCGTGCACCGCTCGGCAGGTGGGGTGGACCTCGGGAAGGTGGCGGAGCACTTCGCGGCGCGCTGCCGCATGGTGGCGCAGATCCCGTTCGACGCCCACCTCGAGGAGGGCGCCGAAGTGGACCTCGACCGGCTCGAGCCGGCTACCCGGCTCGCGTTGCTGGAGCTCGCGGCGGCGGTGGCCGACGCGTTCGAGGGGCCACCCGCCTGA
- the menE gene encoding o-succinylbenzoate--CoA ligase: protein MSTVPVDGSPAAVDGLVTALRHALAGGPAVLPVGPGESGVAGDPGEGAAVVIATSGSTGAAKHVVLSAGALQASAQATAERLGGPARWLLALPAHHVAGVQVVVRSLLAGTPPVVQDLRAGFRPEAFAAATRELGPDRRCTSLVPTQLGRILDSGGAALDALRGYSAVLVGGAALAPQLHERALAAGIAVVTTYGMSETAGGCVYDGVPLGGVRVELEEGGRIRLGGPTLADGYLGDSGLTAAAFADGWFRTGDLGRWRAGRLEVLGRADDMIVTGGEKVAPAAVETVLTAQDGVTAACVVGVPDPEWGQVVAAAVVVDGSLDGALAERLRAAVRAALGRTAVPRVLRAVPRIPLRGIGKPDRMATARLITADAGPAPIDTASHPRNG from the coding sequence CTGAGCACGGTGCCCGTCGACGGCTCGCCCGCGGCCGTCGACGGGCTCGTCACGGCGCTGCGCCACGCCCTCGCGGGCGGCCCCGCGGTGCTGCCGGTCGGCCCCGGCGAGTCCGGCGTCGCGGGCGATCCGGGCGAGGGGGCCGCGGTCGTGATCGCCACCTCCGGCTCGACGGGCGCCGCGAAGCACGTGGTGCTCTCGGCGGGCGCGCTGCAGGCCTCCGCGCAGGCCACGGCCGAGCGGCTCGGCGGCCCCGCCCGGTGGCTGCTCGCACTGCCCGCCCACCACGTCGCGGGCGTGCAGGTGGTGGTCCGCTCCCTGCTCGCGGGCACGCCGCCGGTGGTGCAGGACCTGCGGGCCGGCTTCCGCCCCGAGGCCTTCGCCGCCGCCACCCGCGAGCTCGGGCCCGACCGGCGCTGCACGAGCCTCGTGCCCACGCAGCTCGGGAGGATCCTCGATTCCGGCGGTGCCGCTCTCGACGCGCTGCGCGGCTACTCCGCCGTGCTCGTCGGCGGGGCCGCCCTCGCGCCGCAGCTGCACGAGCGGGCGCTCGCGGCGGGCATCGCGGTCGTCACCACGTACGGGATGAGCGAGACCGCGGGCGGATGCGTCTACGACGGTGTCCCCCTCGGCGGGGTGCGCGTCGAGCTGGAGGAAGGCGGGCGGATCCGGCTCGGTGGCCCGACCCTCGCCGACGGCTACCTCGGCGATTCCGGGCTCACCGCGGCCGCCTTCGCGGACGGGTGGTTCCGCACCGGCGATCTCGGGCGCTGGCGCGCAGGTCGGCTCGAGGTGCTCGGGCGAGCCGACGACATGATCGTCACCGGTGGGGAGAAGGTCGCTCCCGCGGCCGTGGAGACGGTGCTCACCGCGCAGGACGGCGTGACCGCCGCCTGCGTCGTCGGAGTGCCCGACCCCGAGTGGGGGCAGGTCGTCGCCGCGGCCGTGGTGGTCGACGGCTCCCTCGACGGGGCGCTCGCCGAGCGGTTGCGGGCCGCCGTGCGCGCCGCGCTCGGGCGGACCGCGGTGCCCCGGGTCCTGCGCGCCGTGCCCCGGATCCCGCTGCGCGGAATCGGCAAACCCGATCGGATGGCGACGGCCCGCCTGATCACAGCCGACGCGGGCCCTGCCCCGATCGACACCGCGTCACACCCCCGGAACGGCTGA
- a CDS encoding PP2C family protein-serine/threonine phosphatase produces MTDLDERWQRALLDLIARSHLLPGDGIAPALDEILAPLRLRTEVYLIDHEQVELRSLRAGVPAIPADGTLAGRAYQLGAVLEGADGDDHVVWVPLIDGVSRLGLVRVQLPSDDAVARDPQLGPRCAVVCSTLAHVLASKLQHSDLLATVQRARPMSVAGELLWQLLPPLTVGTESLALSALLEPAYDVGGDAFDYSLGAREAQFAILDSSGHDLSAGLTTSVALAAARTARRQGMDLLGVAERIDAALVGQFTDFRFVTGVLARLDLVTGRLRYLIAGHPSPLLLRGGRVVGSLDASRRMPFGRIASLAPQTAVPAEELLEPGDRLLLHSDGVVEARDADGAEFGIDRLVELAERAAADGLPAPETLRRLARAVRRHRDGELQDDATLMLVEWSGRAAARLLTEATTRRAEPGGDIGSRRGS; encoded by the coding sequence GTGACCGACCTCGACGAACGGTGGCAGCGGGCGCTGCTCGACCTGATCGCGCGGTCCCATCTCCTCCCCGGGGACGGGATCGCGCCTGCCCTCGACGAGATCCTCGCGCCGCTGCGGCTGCGCACCGAGGTCTACCTGATCGACCACGAGCAGGTCGAGCTGCGGTCGTTGCGGGCCGGCGTCCCGGCGATCCCCGCGGACGGCACCCTCGCCGGCCGGGCGTACCAGCTGGGAGCCGTCCTGGAGGGAGCCGACGGCGACGACCACGTCGTCTGGGTCCCGCTGATCGACGGGGTATCGCGCCTGGGCTTGGTCCGGGTGCAGCTCCCGTCCGACGACGCCGTGGCGCGGGACCCGCAGCTCGGTCCGCGGTGCGCCGTCGTCTGCAGCACGCTCGCCCACGTCCTCGCGTCCAAGCTCCAGCACAGCGACCTGCTCGCCACCGTGCAGCGCGCCCGGCCGATGTCCGTGGCGGGCGAGCTGCTGTGGCAACTGCTGCCGCCGCTGACCGTCGGCACCGAGTCGCTCGCCCTCTCGGCCCTGCTGGAGCCCGCCTACGACGTGGGCGGGGATGCCTTCGACTACTCGCTCGGCGCCCGCGAGGCGCAGTTCGCGATCCTCGACTCGTCGGGGCACGACCTGAGCGCCGGCCTCACGACCTCCGTCGCGCTCGCCGCGGCGCGCACCGCCCGGCGCCAGGGCATGGATCTCCTCGGCGTGGCCGAACGCATCGACGCCGCGCTGGTCGGCCAGTTCACCGACTTCCGTTTCGTCACCGGTGTGCTCGCCCGGCTCGACCTCGTCACGGGTCGGCTGCGCTACCTCATCGCAGGCCATCCCTCACCCTTGCTCCTGCGCGGCGGCCGGGTCGTGGGCAGCCTGGACGCCAGCCGGCGGATGCCGTTCGGGCGGATCGCGTCACTCGCACCGCAGACCGCGGTGCCCGCCGAGGAGCTACTGGAGCCCGGCGACCGGTTGCTCCTGCACAGCGACGGCGTGGTGGAGGCACGTGACGCGGACGGCGCGGAGTTCGGCATCGACCGGCTGGTCGAGCTGGCCGAGCGCGCGGCCGCCGACGGCCTCCCGGCGCCGGAGACGCTGCGCAGGCTCGCCCGCGCCGTCCGCCGGCACCGTGATGGCGAGCTCCAGGACGACGCCACCCTGATGCTCGTCGAGTGGTCCGGCCGCGCGGCCGCCCGGCTGCTGACGGAAGCGACGACCAGAAGGGCCGAACCCGGCGGCGACATAGGGTCGAGGCGTGGATCCTGA
- a CDS encoding 1,4-dihydroxy-2-naphthoyl-CoA synthase: MDPDSPSELFDPAAWRPVEGFDFADITYHRAVDTGAVRIAFDRPEVRNAFRPGTVDELYRALDHARQTPDVGCVLLTGNGPSPKDGGWAFCSGGDQRIRGRTGYQYASGETAETVDPARAGRLHILECQRLIRFMPKVVIAVVPGWAAGGGHSLHVTCDMTLASAEHARFKQTDADVGSFDGGYGSAYLARQVGQKFAREIFFLGREYTAQDAHRMGMVNAVVPHADLEKVALEWAREVNRKSPTAQRMLKYAFNLIDDGLVGQQLFAGEATRLAYMTDEAVEGRDAFLQKREPDWTPYPWHY, encoded by the coding sequence GTGGATCCTGACTCCCCGTCCGAGCTGTTCGACCCCGCCGCGTGGCGACCGGTCGAGGGCTTCGACTTCGCCGACATCACCTACCACCGGGCCGTCGACACCGGAGCGGTGCGGATCGCGTTCGACCGCCCCGAGGTCCGCAACGCGTTCCGGCCCGGCACGGTGGACGAGCTCTACCGCGCCCTCGACCACGCCCGGCAGACCCCGGACGTCGGCTGCGTGCTGCTCACCGGCAACGGACCGTCCCCGAAGGACGGCGGGTGGGCGTTCTGCTCGGGGGGCGACCAGCGCATCCGGGGGCGCACGGGCTACCAGTACGCCTCCGGCGAGACCGCGGAGACGGTCGACCCCGCCCGGGCAGGCAGGCTGCACATCCTCGAGTGCCAGCGGCTCATCCGCTTCATGCCCAAGGTCGTGATCGCGGTCGTGCCCGGCTGGGCCGCGGGCGGCGGCCACTCGCTGCACGTCACGTGCGACATGACGCTCGCCAGCGCCGAGCACGCCCGGTTCAAGCAGACCGACGCCGACGTCGGGTCGTTCGACGGCGGCTACGGCTCGGCGTACCTGGCCCGGCAGGTGGGCCAGAAGTTCGCCCGCGAGATCTTCTTCCTCGGGCGCGAGTACACGGCGCAGGACGCCCACCGCATGGGCATGGTCAACGCCGTCGTGCCGCACGCCGACCTGGAGAAGGTCGCGCTGGAGTGGGCGCGGGAGGTCAACCGCAAGTCGCCGACGGCCCAGCGGATGCTGAAGTACGCGTTCAACCTCATCGACGACGGGCTGGTCGGCCAGCAGCTGTTCGCAGGCGAGGCCACGAGGCTGGCGTACATGACGGACGAGGCGGTCGAGGGCCGCGACGCGTTCCTGCAGAAGCGCGAGCCCGACTGGACCCCGTACCCGTGGCACTACTGA